The following proteins come from a genomic window of Brevibacillus antibioticus:
- a CDS encoding acyl-CoA dehydrogenase produces MDFRLNEEQEMMRRMVRDFAQKEIAPFVPVMEETDQFPRQILKKMGEMGLMGIPIAEEWGGAGADFISYILAIHEISKVSATVGVILSVHTSVGTNPILYFGTEEQKRKYVTKLASGEYLGAFALTEPHAGSDASSIRTTAVKKGDEYILNGNKVFITNGGEADTYIAFAVTDSTKGPKGISAFIVDKDTPGFTVGKKEKKMGLHGSYTTELVFDNARVPAANLLGQEGDGFCIAMANLDSGRIGIAAQALGIAEAAVEYATEYARERKQFGQPIAKQQAIAFKLADMATKAEVARLLVYRAAWLRSQGIACGMEASMAKRFATDSAMELATEAVQIFGGYGYTREYPVERLFRDAKVTQIYEGTNEVQRIVIAKHLLAD; encoded by the coding sequence ATGGATTTCCGATTGAACGAAGAGCAAGAGATGATGCGCCGCATGGTGCGAGACTTTGCCCAGAAAGAGATCGCACCTTTCGTCCCAGTGATGGAAGAGACGGACCAGTTCCCGCGTCAGATCCTCAAAAAGATGGGCGAAATGGGGCTCATGGGCATACCGATCGCCGAAGAGTGGGGAGGAGCAGGAGCGGACTTTATTTCCTATATTTTGGCCATTCACGAGATTTCCAAGGTGAGTGCGACTGTAGGCGTCATTTTGTCCGTGCATACCTCCGTCGGGACGAACCCGATTCTCTACTTTGGTACCGAGGAGCAAAAACGCAAATACGTGACCAAGCTTGCGAGTGGGGAATACCTCGGGGCTTTTGCCTTGACCGAGCCGCATGCAGGTTCTGATGCGAGCAGTATCCGAACCACAGCCGTGAAAAAAGGCGATGAGTACATCCTGAATGGAAACAAGGTGTTCATCACGAACGGCGGGGAGGCAGATACGTATATCGCGTTTGCTGTTACTGACTCGACAAAAGGACCCAAGGGAATATCAGCCTTTATCGTAGACAAGGATACACCGGGCTTCACGGTTGGAAAAAAGGAAAAGAAGATGGGACTTCATGGTTCCTATACGACAGAGCTCGTATTCGACAATGCGCGTGTACCGGCTGCCAACCTGCTGGGGCAGGAAGGGGACGGCTTCTGTATCGCGATGGCGAATCTGGATTCGGGTCGAATCGGGATTGCTGCACAAGCTCTTGGTATTGCCGAGGCCGCAGTGGAGTACGCGACAGAGTACGCGCGGGAACGCAAGCAGTTCGGACAACCGATTGCCAAGCAACAAGCCATTGCCTTCAAGCTGGCTGATATGGCGACGAAAGCAGAAGTTGCCCGATTGCTGGTGTACCGAGCGGCGTGGCTGCGCAGTCAAGGAATCGCTTGTGGGATGGAAGCCTCGATGGCAAAGCGTTTTGCCACAGACTCCGCAATGGAACTCGCCACAGAAGCCGTGCAAATCTTTGGTGGCTATGGTTACACCAGAGAATATCCGGTCGAGCGTCTATTCCGGGATGCGAAAGTAACGCAAATCTATGAGGGCACCAACGAAGTTCAACGAATCGTTATCGCCAAGCATTTGCTTGCTGATTAA
- a CDS encoding TetR/AcrR family transcriptional regulator — MSDKRKTIPSLVKDPKLIERRREQIIEAAVHLFINKGFHKTTTREIARASGFSIGTLYEYIESKEDVLYLVCDAIHAEMETRLREAINFNGTGLKTLKIALKSLIRVMDQMSDRVLLIYQEAKSLPKETLRYVLGREEAISHIFVEILEKGIADGSLRIDEKNVKLMADNIMVLGEMWVFRRWALKKHYTIEEYTEKQIALLLREISVSD; from the coding sequence GTGTCTGACAAGAGAAAAACGATACCGTCCCTGGTAAAGGACCCAAAACTGATCGAGAGAAGGCGAGAGCAGATTATTGAGGCTGCCGTTCATCTCTTCATTAATAAAGGTTTTCATAAAACGACGACAAGGGAGATTGCCCGGGCGTCTGGATTTAGTATTGGTACGTTGTACGAGTATATCGAGTCAAAGGAAGACGTGCTTTATCTTGTTTGCGATGCCATTCATGCGGAGATGGAGACGCGCTTGCGTGAAGCGATCAACTTCAACGGAACTGGCTTGAAAACATTAAAGATAGCACTAAAGAGCCTGATCCGCGTGATGGATCAGATGAGCGACCGCGTTTTGCTTATTTATCAGGAAGCCAAATCATTGCCAAAAGAAACACTCCGCTACGTGTTGGGGCGTGAAGAAGCCATTTCGCATATTTTCGTGGAAATCCTGGAAAAAGGCATTGCCGACGGTTCGCTGCGCATTGACGAAAAGAACGTCAAGCTGATGGCGGACAATATCATGGTGTTGGGCGAAATGTGGGTCTTCCGCCGCTGGGCATTGAAAAAGCACTATACCATTGAGGAGTACACAGAGAAGCAAATTGCCCTGTTGCTTCGCGAAATCAGTGTCTCCGATTAA
- the icmF gene encoding fused isobutyryl-CoA mutase/GTPase IcmF yields the protein METEVYRPQNKVRFVTAASLYDGHDASINIMRRILQSSGVEVIHLGHNRSVDDIVTAAVQEDVQGIAISSYQGGHVEYFKYVIDLLRERGAEHIRVFGGGGGVIVPREIRELEEYGVCKIYSPDDGRRLGLQGMINDMIRRSDFPTVKQLEEEVAGLREQNHQAIARLISVAEYAVDQREWTEPLRESLAEADSAIPVLGITGTGGAGKSSLTDELVRRFIRTYPEKTVAILSVDPSKQKSGGALLGDRIRMNANSTPRVYMRSLATRKSGMELSAALKDAIQVTRSAHFDLIIVETSGIGQGDAQVTEVCDVSMYVMTSEFGAPSQLEKIDMLDFADVIAINKFERKGSEDALREVRKQYRRNHQLFELPDEKVPVYGTIASQFNDPGTNVLFAALMHRIVEKTDVDWSVEHLDTTPVKIHKTSLIPTERINYLQDIANTVRQYRVYAEEQSLIARKLFQLQGAKETVIASGDSAAAELATVLDKQIVLFEEKLHPECRRILENWPKLKEAYRKDQFVTKIRDKELVTKLFSESLSGTRISKVAVPDYEDWGEILKWSLKENVPGEFPYTAGVFPFKREGEDPKRQFAGEGTPERTNRRFHFLSQNDEAKRLSTAFDSVTLYGEDPDYRPDIYGKIGTSGVSICTLDDMKKLYAGFDLCAPSTSVSMTINGPAPMILAMFMNTAIEQQLDAFAQKEGRQPTEDEAKQIRAYTLSTVRGTVQADILKEDQGQNTCIFSTEFALRMMGDIQQYFIDQKVRNYYSVSISGYHIAEAGANPITQLAFTLSNGFTYVEYYLSRGMNIDDFAPNLSFFFSNGLDPEYTVIGRVARRIWATVMKNRYSANDRSQKLKYHIQTSGRSLHAQEMDFNDIRTTLQALIAIYDNCNSLHTNAYDEAITTPTENSVRRAMAIQMIINKEMGLAKNENPLQGAFIIDELTDLVEEAVMQEFERISSRGGVLGAMETQYQRGKIQDESMYYEMKKHTGELPIIGVNTFINLNASEDDYEIELARATEEEKEQQIINLRAFQERHKDVSAAALRRLQEVAMAGENIFAELMETVKVASLGQISGALYEVGGQYRRNM from the coding sequence ATGGAAACAGAAGTGTATCGTCCGCAAAACAAGGTTCGCTTTGTGACCGCAGCCAGTCTGTATGATGGTCATGACGCCTCGATTAATATCATGCGCCGTATTTTACAATCGTCGGGAGTAGAAGTGATCCATCTGGGACACAACCGCTCTGTTGACGATATTGTAACAGCCGCTGTCCAGGAGGATGTGCAAGGGATTGCCATCAGTTCCTACCAAGGCGGTCATGTGGAGTATTTCAAATACGTAATTGATCTATTACGCGAGCGGGGAGCAGAGCATATCCGTGTTTTTGGCGGCGGTGGTGGTGTTATCGTTCCACGCGAGATTCGGGAATTAGAAGAGTACGGAGTCTGTAAAATTTATTCGCCAGATGATGGCAGACGATTGGGCTTGCAGGGCATGATCAATGACATGATCAGACGTAGCGATTTTCCAACCGTTAAGCAGCTGGAGGAAGAAGTAGCAGGCTTGCGAGAGCAAAACCATCAGGCGATTGCCCGGCTTATTTCCGTTGCGGAGTATGCAGTGGACCAGCGTGAATGGACAGAACCGCTCCGTGAAAGTTTAGCGGAAGCTGATTCAGCCATTCCGGTATTAGGGATTACAGGTACGGGTGGAGCAGGAAAAAGCTCATTGACTGATGAGCTTGTTCGTCGATTTATTCGCACTTATCCCGAGAAGACGGTTGCGATCTTGTCTGTCGATCCATCCAAGCAAAAATCAGGGGGAGCATTACTTGGTGACCGCATCCGCATGAATGCCAATTCGACACCGCGCGTTTACATGCGCAGTCTCGCCACCCGCAAATCGGGCATGGAGCTGTCTGCCGCTTTAAAAGATGCGATTCAAGTAACGCGCTCTGCCCATTTTGATCTGATTATTGTGGAAACGAGCGGGATTGGTCAGGGGGATGCGCAGGTCACAGAAGTGTGCGACGTCTCCATGTACGTTATGACTAGTGAATTCGGGGCACCATCTCAGTTGGAAAAGATTGATATGCTCGACTTTGCTGATGTGATCGCGATTAACAAATTTGAGCGCAAAGGCTCAGAGGACGCTCTTCGTGAGGTTCGCAAGCAATATCGACGCAATCATCAGCTTTTTGAGCTGCCGGATGAGAAGGTTCCTGTGTATGGTACGATTGCGAGCCAGTTTAACGATCCGGGAACGAATGTGTTGTTTGCTGCCTTGATGCATCGAATTGTAGAAAAGACTGACGTTGACTGGTCTGTGGAGCATTTGGATACAACTCCTGTAAAGATTCATAAAACTTCGTTGATTCCGACAGAGAGAATCAATTATTTGCAGGACATTGCCAACACCGTTCGCCAATACCGTGTCTATGCCGAAGAGCAGTCGTTGATTGCCCGCAAGTTGTTCCAGTTGCAGGGCGCAAAGGAGACAGTTATTGCCTCGGGAGATTCGGCGGCTGCCGAGCTAGCAACGGTCCTCGATAAACAAATCGTTCTCTTTGAAGAAAAATTGCATCCGGAGTGCAGACGTATTCTTGAAAATTGGCCGAAGCTCAAGGAAGCATATCGGAAGGATCAATTCGTCACGAAAATTCGCGACAAGGAATTGGTTACCAAGCTGTTCAGCGAATCGTTGTCGGGTACGCGCATTTCAAAAGTAGCCGTCCCTGATTACGAGGATTGGGGCGAAATTTTAAAGTGGTCGTTAAAAGAAAATGTCCCAGGTGAATTCCCGTATACCGCAGGAGTATTTCCGTTTAAACGCGAGGGAGAAGATCCCAAGCGACAATTTGCAGGCGAAGGTACTCCAGAGCGGACGAACAGACGCTTTCACTTCCTGTCTCAAAATGATGAAGCGAAGCGACTCAGTACCGCTTTTGACTCGGTTACGCTGTATGGTGAGGACCCTGACTACCGCCCGGACATTTACGGAAAAATCGGTACGAGTGGGGTCAGCATTTGTACCTTGGATGACATGAAAAAGCTATACGCTGGCTTTGACCTTTGTGCACCTAGCACCTCTGTGTCCATGACAATCAACGGTCCTGCCCCCATGATTTTGGCCATGTTCATGAATACGGCAATCGAGCAGCAGCTGGATGCTTTTGCCCAAAAAGAAGGGCGTCAGCCTACCGAGGACGAAGCGAAGCAAATCAGAGCGTACACGCTGTCGACTGTTCGCGGAACCGTTCAGGCGGATATTTTGAAAGAGGATCAGGGGCAAAACACGTGTATCTTCTCGACAGAATTTGCCTTGCGGATGATGGGGGATATCCAGCAGTATTTTATCGACCAGAAAGTGCGGAACTACTACTCTGTGTCCATTTCGGGCTATCATATAGCGGAGGCGGGGGCGAATCCGATTACGCAGCTTGCGTTTACGCTGTCTAATGGATTTACCTATGTCGAGTACTATTTAAGCCGCGGCATGAACATCGATGACTTTGCGCCGAACCTGTCCTTCTTCTTCTCCAATGGTCTCGATCCGGAATACACCGTAATTGGACGGGTGGCTCGCCGGATTTGGGCAACCGTGATGAAAAATCGTTATAGTGCAAATGACCGCAGCCAAAAGCTGAAGTACCACATCCAGACGTCCGGCCGTTCCTTGCACGCGCAGGAGATGGATTTCAACGATATCAGAACGACCTTGCAGGCCTTGATTGCCATTTACGACAACTGTAATTCTCTCCATACGAATGCATACGACGAAGCGATTACAACCCCGACAGAGAACTCTGTGCGCCGTGCGATGGCGATTCAGATGATCATCAACAAGGAAATGGGACTCGCGAAAAATGAGAACCCGCTTCAAGGGGCATTCATCATCGATGAGCTGACAGATCTGGTAGAAGAGGCAGTTATGCAAGAGTTTGAGCGGATCAGTTCTCGCGGAGGCGTGCTGGGTGCGATGGAGACTCAATACCAGCGCGGCAAAATTCAAGACGAGTCCATGTATTACGAAATGAAAAAGCATACGGGCGAGCTGCCAATTATTGGGGTAAACACGTTTATTAATCTGAATGCATCTGAGGACGATTACGAGATCGAATTGGCTCGCGCAACCGAAGAGGAAAAAGAACAGCAAATCATTAATCTGCGGGCATTCCAGGAGCGCCACAAGGATGTGTCTGCGGCTGCACTGCGGCGTCTGCAAGAAGTGGCAATGGCGGGAGAGAACATCTTTGCCGAGCTGATGGAGACGGTCAAAGTAGCATCGCTTGGACAAATCAGTGGTGCCTTGTATGAAGTGGGCGGGCAATACCGCAGAAATATGTAG
- a CDS encoding 3-hydroxybutyryl-CoA dehydrogenase, whose amino-acid sequence MNVQTIMVIGAGQMGSGIAQVAAQAGFRVFLNDVQQAFVERGLATITKNLSRNVEKGKLSEAEKEAILGRLTLSTDLADASEADFVVEAVTENMAVKTQIFSKLDEVCPRHTVLASNTSSLPITEIAAVTKRPEKVIGMHFMNPVPVMKLVEIIRGLQTSDEVYQLTEDLSKQMSKVPVSVNDFPGFVSNRVLMPMLNEAIYCVYEGVATPEAIDEVMKLGMNHPMGPLQLADFIGLDTCLYIMEVLHEGFGDSKYRPCPLLRKYVKAGWLGKKSGRGFYVYN is encoded by the coding sequence ATGAACGTACAAACGATTATGGTCATCGGGGCAGGACAGATGGGCAGCGGGATTGCCCAAGTAGCGGCGCAGGCTGGCTTTCGCGTTTTTCTGAACGACGTCCAGCAAGCATTTGTAGAGCGCGGTCTGGCCACGATTACGAAAAACTTGTCGCGCAACGTGGAAAAAGGCAAGCTCAGCGAAGCGGAAAAGGAAGCGATTCTCGGCCGTTTGACACTGTCTACTGATCTGGCAGATGCGTCTGAAGCAGATTTTGTGGTAGAAGCGGTGACGGAAAACATGGCGGTCAAAACGCAAATCTTTTCCAAGCTAGACGAGGTATGTCCGCGGCATACGGTGCTCGCGAGCAATACATCCTCGCTGCCGATTACTGAGATTGCGGCAGTTACAAAGCGGCCGGAAAAAGTAATCGGGATGCATTTCATGAACCCCGTTCCGGTGATGAAGCTGGTTGAGATCATCCGCGGGCTGCAAACGTCCGATGAGGTCTATCAGCTGACAGAAGATTTGTCCAAACAAATGAGCAAGGTACCCGTGAGCGTCAACGATTTCCCTGGTTTTGTGTCCAATCGGGTATTGATGCCAATGTTGAATGAAGCGATTTATTGCGTGTACGAAGGAGTTGCAACACCGGAAGCGATCGATGAAGTGATGAAGCTGGGCATGAACCATCCGATGGGGCCGCTTCAACTGGCTGATTTCATCGGGCTGGACACTTGCCTCTACATTATGGAAGTACTGCACGAAGGGTTCGGTGATTCGAAATACCGCCCATGCCCATTGCTGCGCAAGTACGTAAAAGCAGGATGGCTAGGCAAAAAATCCGGTCGTGGTTTCTACGTGTACAACTAG
- a CDS encoding heterodisulfide reductase-related iron-sulfur binding cluster has protein sequence MLALINLIAFFLVLAYGLYLAGHVVYSRYLFIKLGKKPDVKNDFGARINLMLDNVIFHKKLLKDKKSGVMHVVMFYGFITLQFGAIELVIKGLSKGYELPFGSAHKYFSVMQEITTFLILAAVGYAFYRRYIEKLKRLKRGFKSGIVLLLISSLMATVLLSLAFEQIWLGHEPSAFAPISSVFAIVLSAIGVGTMGAVVGFYVFWWLHLIILLGFAVYVPQSKHAHLLFAPVNVWFKKLDPPGKLTSINFEDETQEEFGVGKIEDFTQTQLIDLYACVECGRCTNMCPASGTGKMLSPMDLITKMRDHLTEKGASVTSRTPWMPSFAFSQTTANQIAFQASEVAATAEGATAVYEKSLIGDVITEQELWACTTCRNCEDQCPVMNEHVDKIIDMRRYLVMTEGSMPAEAQRALNNIERQGNPWGINRKDRTKWIEGLNGEYEVPTVKQVEEFEYLFWVGSMGSFDLRSQKISQAFVKLMHEAGVKFAILGNEEKNSGDTARRIGNEFLFQQLAQENIALFEGYEVKKIVTCDPHAFNTFKNEYPEFGLNAEVYHHSELLAEWVKEGKLKPTKEVKERITYHDSCYLGRYNEIYDKPRVILEAIPGVEVVEMKRSGCDSMCCGAGGGLMWMEEHEGSRVNVTRTEQALEVKPTEIASACPYCLTMMNDGIKTKEQEDHVKTRDVAEILADAI, from the coding sequence ATGCTGGCACTCATTAATTTGATCGCCTTTTTCCTCGTTCTTGCCTACGGGCTGTATTTAGCCGGGCATGTCGTGTACAGCAGATACTTGTTTATCAAGCTGGGGAAAAAGCCGGATGTGAAAAATGACTTTGGGGCACGCATCAATCTGATGCTGGACAACGTCATTTTCCACAAGAAGCTCTTAAAGGACAAAAAGAGCGGCGTCATGCACGTCGTGATGTTTTACGGCTTTATCACTCTGCAATTCGGAGCCATTGAGCTAGTTATCAAAGGGCTTTCGAAAGGCTACGAGCTTCCTTTTGGGAGCGCACACAAATACTTCTCTGTCATGCAGGAGATCACCACGTTTCTCATTTTGGCTGCAGTCGGCTACGCTTTTTACCGTCGCTATATCGAAAAGCTCAAGCGTCTGAAGCGCGGCTTCAAATCGGGGATCGTCCTCTTGCTGATTTCCTCTCTGATGGCGACTGTCTTGCTCTCGCTCGCTTTTGAACAAATTTGGCTCGGACATGAGCCATCGGCGTTCGCTCCGATCTCTTCTGTTTTCGCGATCGTCTTATCTGCGATTGGGGTAGGGACAATGGGTGCAGTGGTCGGCTTTTACGTTTTCTGGTGGCTGCATCTGATTATCTTGCTCGGTTTCGCGGTGTATGTTCCGCAGTCCAAGCACGCGCATTTGCTGTTTGCGCCTGTCAACGTGTGGTTCAAAAAGCTGGACCCGCCAGGCAAGCTGACCAGCATTAACTTCGAGGATGAGACGCAGGAAGAATTCGGTGTTGGCAAAATCGAGGATTTTACACAAACGCAGCTCATCGACCTGTACGCTTGTGTGGAGTGTGGTCGCTGCACGAATATGTGTCCGGCCTCTGGAACGGGAAAAATGCTCTCCCCGATGGATCTGATTACGAAAATGCGCGACCATTTGACGGAAAAAGGTGCGTCGGTGACATCGCGTACGCCATGGATGCCGAGCTTCGCCTTTTCGCAGACGACTGCCAACCAGATTGCGTTCCAAGCATCTGAAGTAGCGGCGACAGCGGAAGGAGCAACTGCGGTCTATGAGAAAAGCTTGATCGGCGATGTCATTACCGAGCAGGAGCTGTGGGCTTGTACGACCTGTCGCAACTGTGAGGACCAATGCCCGGTGATGAACGAGCACGTCGATAAAATCATCGATATGCGCCGCTACCTGGTCATGACAGAAGGTAGCATGCCAGCAGAAGCGCAACGCGCCTTGAACAATATTGAGCGTCAGGGCAACCCGTGGGGAATCAACCGCAAAGACCGGACAAAATGGATTGAAGGTCTGAACGGTGAGTACGAGGTGCCAACTGTTAAGCAGGTCGAGGAATTCGAGTACTTGTTCTGGGTAGGCTCGATGGGATCGTTTGACTTACGTAGCCAAAAAATTTCGCAGGCATTTGTAAAGCTCATGCACGAAGCAGGCGTGAAGTTCGCCATTTTGGGCAACGAGGAAAAGAACTCTGGCGATACGGCTCGCCGCATTGGTAACGAATTCTTGTTCCAGCAGCTCGCCCAAGAAAATATCGCCCTGTTTGAAGGATATGAAGTCAAAAAAATCGTCACCTGCGACCCGCATGCATTCAATACGTTTAAGAACGAATATCCAGAATTCGGGTTGAATGCAGAGGTGTACCACCACTCTGAGCTGCTGGCGGAGTGGGTGAAGGAAGGCAAATTGAAGCCAACCAAGGAAGTCAAGGAACGCATCACCTACCACGATTCCTGCTACTTGGGCCGCTACAACGAAATTTACGACAAGCCACGCGTGATTCTCGAAGCCATTCCTGGTGTAGAGGTAGTCGAAATGAAGCGCAGCGGCTGCGACAGTATGTGCTGCGGAGCGGGCGGCGGCTTGATGTGGATGGAGGAACATGAGGGCTCTCGTGTCAACGTCACACGTACGGAGCAGGCTCTGGAGGTCAAGCCGACGGAAATCGCTAGTGCATGCCCGTACTGCCTGACGATGATGAACGACGGAATCAAGACCAAAGAGCAGGAAGATCACGTCAAAACACGCGACGTCGCGGAAATTCTCGCGGACGCTATCTAG
- a CDS encoding acyl-CoA dehydrogenase: MNFQLTEEHDMMRKMIRDFAENQVAPTAAERDEEECFDRSIFEQMAELGLTGIPWPEQYGGAGADYLSYVLAVEELSRVDASIGVTLSAHVSLASWPIYKFGTEEQKQKFLRPLAEGKKMGAYCLTEAGSGSDSAGMRTTAVRDGDHYILNGTKIFITNAGEAEIYIVFAVTQPELNHKGITAFIVEKGMDGFTMGKKEKKLGIRSSPTLAVNFEDVRVPVENRLGEEGQGFKIAMMTLDGGRNGIAAQALGIAQGAYEHARNYAKERSQFGKPIASLQAIQFKLADMATKIEASRLLTYQAAWLEDQGLPYGKASAMSKVFAGDTAMEVTTEAVQVFGGYGYTREYPVERFMRDAKITQIYEGTNEIQRVVISNFLLKE, translated from the coding sequence ATGAATTTCCAACTGACGGAAGAACATGACATGATGCGCAAAATGATTCGCGACTTTGCAGAGAATCAAGTAGCTCCGACAGCAGCCGAGCGCGACGAAGAAGAGTGCTTTGATCGTTCCATTTTTGAGCAAATGGCTGAGCTTGGACTGACAGGAATTCCTTGGCCCGAACAATACGGCGGAGCAGGAGCAGATTACCTGAGCTACGTCCTTGCAGTGGAAGAACTCTCCCGTGTGGATGCCTCCATCGGTGTGACACTGTCCGCACATGTTTCCTTGGCGAGTTGGCCAATTTACAAATTCGGGACAGAGGAGCAAAAGCAAAAGTTTTTGCGTCCATTAGCAGAAGGCAAGAAGATGGGTGCGTACTGTTTGACCGAGGCGGGATCTGGCTCTGACTCTGCGGGAATGCGCACGACAGCCGTACGCGATGGCGATCACTACATTTTAAATGGAACCAAAATTTTCATTACCAATGCGGGCGAAGCCGAAATCTACATCGTATTCGCGGTCACCCAACCAGAGTTGAACCATAAAGGCATCACGGCTTTCATCGTTGAAAAAGGCATGGACGGCTTCACGATGGGGAAAAAGGAGAAAAAGCTAGGTATCCGTTCCTCGCCAACACTTGCGGTCAATTTTGAAGATGTGCGCGTGCCGGTAGAAAATAGGCTGGGCGAAGAAGGGCAAGGCTTCAAGATCGCGATGATGACGTTGGACGGTGGAAGAAACGGTATCGCCGCTCAAGCATTGGGCATTGCACAAGGTGCGTACGAGCATGCGCGAAACTATGCCAAAGAACGCAGTCAGTTCGGCAAACCAATTGCTTCCTTGCAGGCTATCCAGTTCAAGCTGGCAGATATGGCTACCAAGATCGAGGCTTCCCGTTTGCTCACTTACCAAGCAGCATGGTTGGAGGATCAAGGTCTACCATATGGCAAAGCATCTGCGATGTCCAAAGTATTTGCAGGAGATACAGCAATGGAAGTAACAACCGAGGCTGTTCAAGTTTTCGGGGGTTACGGCTACACGCGGGAGTATCCTGTGGAGCGCTTCATGCGTGATGCCAAAATTACACAAATCTATGAAGGAACCAATGAAATCCAACGTGTCGTGATCAGCAATTTCCTGCTAAAAGAGTAG
- a CDS encoding sigma-70 family RNA polymerase sigma factor, whose amino-acid sequence MRELLLAEKSLTKTNEAMFEELIQHYLKKVLRLVYLMVKDRNLAEDITQEVFLRAYKNLGSFRRDSSMQTWVYRIAVNEAKKHLRSWSFRHIFFKPEIDSGIVEGTESTVLQNDRRVHFARLVMKLPHSYRQLIVLHYYEELPIEEIAIIMDMSTGAVYTKMHRARQKLKALLETEGIE is encoded by the coding sequence GTGAGGGAACTGTTGCTTGCAGAGAAAAGCTTAACCAAAACCAATGAAGCCATGTTTGAAGAATTGATTCAGCATTATTTGAAAAAGGTGTTGCGACTTGTATATTTGATGGTCAAGGACCGCAATTTGGCAGAAGATATCACGCAGGAAGTATTTTTGCGTGCCTATAAAAATTTAGGTAGCTTTCGTCGCGACAGCTCGATGCAAACATGGGTGTACCGAATTGCCGTGAACGAGGCGAAAAAACATTTGCGCTCGTGGTCGTTCCGTCACATATTTTTCAAGCCGGAGATCGATTCTGGAATTGTAGAAGGGACCGAATCGACTGTCTTGCAAAATGATCGTCGCGTACACTTCGCCCGTCTCGTCATGAAGCTGCCGCATAGCTATCGTCAACTGATCGTGTTGCACTATTACGAGGAACTGCCCATAGAAGAGATTGCAATCATCATGGATATGTCTACAGGGGCCGTTTATACGAAAATGCATCGGGCGCGACAAAAGCTCAAAGCACTGCTGGAAACGGAGGGGATCGAATGA
- a CDS encoding acetyl-CoA C-acetyltransferase produces MKTVIVGAARTPFGKLGGSLKALSAVELGSIVIKEAVERAGISGDQVDEVIMGMVLQAGAGQVPSRQAARKADLPWDVASETINKVCASGMRAVTMGDQIIRAGDGEIIVAGGMESMSNAPYALPDARHGMRMGDATVRDLMMYDGLTCPFHQVPMAVHGSNVAEEYGITREEQDAWALRSQQRAAQAMEKGLFADELVSVSIPQRKGEPLQVTVDEGPRPDTTEEGLAKLPPVYKKDGTITAGNAPGINDGAAAMVLMSDAKAQELGIKPLATILGHTAVGAEAPYIATTPGLAINKLLEKTGVSLSEIDLFEVNEAFAAVILTSGKIVGWDAEKVNVNGGAIAFGHPIGASGARIIMHLAYELKRRGGGLGVAAICSGAAQGDAILIKVE; encoded by the coding sequence ATGAAAACGGTCATTGTAGGGGCAGCGCGTACCCCTTTTGGTAAGTTAGGTGGGTCTTTGAAAGCGTTATCGGCAGTAGAGCTCGGCTCCATCGTGATCAAGGAAGCGGTAGAGCGCGCTGGCATTTCCGGCGATCAGGTGGACGAAGTGATCATGGGTATGGTCTTGCAGGCAGGTGCGGGTCAGGTGCCCTCACGCCAGGCAGCTCGCAAAGCTGATTTGCCGTGGGATGTAGCGAGTGAGACGATCAACAAAGTATGTGCATCCGGGATGCGTGCAGTGACGATGGGGGACCAGATCATTCGGGCCGGGGACGGAGAAATCATCGTCGCTGGCGGCATGGAGAGCATGAGCAATGCACCGTATGCATTGCCAGATGCACGCCACGGAATGCGGATGGGAGATGCGACGGTTCGTGATCTCATGATGTACGACGGTCTCACATGTCCGTTTCATCAAGTACCGATGGCCGTTCACGGCAGCAATGTAGCGGAAGAGTACGGGATTACAAGAGAAGAGCAGGATGCGTGGGCGCTGCGGAGCCAGCAGCGAGCCGCACAAGCGATGGAAAAAGGACTTTTTGCCGACGAGCTTGTCTCAGTGTCCATCCCGCAAAGAAAAGGGGAGCCGCTGCAAGTAACCGTCGATGAAGGACCACGTCCAGATACCACCGAGGAAGGCTTGGCAAAGCTACCACCCGTGTACAAAAAGGACGGAACAATCACGGCAGGCAATGCACCGGGAATCAACGACGGAGCAGCAGCGATGGTGCTGATGTCAGACGCGAAAGCACAAGAGCTGGGCATCAAGCCGCTTGCGACGATACTGGGACACACTGCGGTTGGCGCAGAGGCTCCTTATATCGCGACAACTCCGGGACTTGCGATCAACAAGCTCTTGGAAAAGACGGGAGTTTCCCTATCTGAAATCGATTTGTTCGAGGTAAATGAAGCCTTCGCTGCTGTCATTTTGACCAGTGGCAAAATCGTTGGCTGGGACGCAGAAAAAGTGAATGTAAACGGGGGGGCGATTGCATTCGGACACCCGATTGGTGCGAGTGGTGCTCGGATCATTATGCATCTCGCTTATGAGTTGAAAAGACGAGGCGGCGGCTTAGGGGTTGCAGCAATTTGCAGTGGTGCGGCACAGGGTGACGCCATCTTGATTAAAGTAGAGTAA